In Candidatus Baltobacteraceae bacterium, the following proteins share a genomic window:
- a CDS encoding type II toxin-antitoxin system PrlF family antitoxin — MITSKLTSKAQTTIPQPVRAALRVKSGDELCYAIEGDRVILTKARSQPVDDPFVTFGEWASDNDRRAYADL; from the coding sequence ATGATCACGAGCAAGCTTACGAGCAAGGCGCAGACGACGATCCCTCAGCCGGTGCGAGCGGCGTTGCGCGTCAAGAGCGGCGACGAACTCTGCTACGCCATTGAGGGCGACCGCGTGATTCTCACGAAGGCTCGTTCACAGCCCGTCGACGATCCGTTTGTGACGTTCGGCGAGTGGGCGTCCGACAACGACCGGCGAGCATATGCCGACCTCTGA
- a CDS encoding type II toxin-antitoxin system PemK/MazF family toxin produces MPTSELWSVVRVPFPYTDRPIRHHRPALVVAANDLQSMHALLWVLMITSAENRGWPEDVLISDHKRAGLPVPSLVRCAKIATIDAQDAESIGMLPSADRKKIARHVRRVLAPLLDSLSS; encoded by the coding sequence ATGCCGACCTCTGAGCTTTGGAGCGTCGTCCGCGTTCCGTTTCCATACACCGACAGGCCGATACGGCACCATCGTCCCGCGCTCGTCGTCGCAGCCAACGACCTGCAATCGATGCATGCACTCCTCTGGGTACTCATGATCACGAGCGCCGAAAACCGAGGGTGGCCGGAGGACGTGCTCATCTCCGATCACAAACGCGCCGGATTACCAGTTCCTTCCCTCGTGCGCTGCGCAAAAATCGCGACGATCGATGCGCAGGATGCCGAGTCCATCGGTATGTTGCCGAGCGCCGACCGGAAAAAGATCGCCCGCCACGTCCGGCGCGTACTCGCCCCCCTGCTCGACTCCCTGTCGTCGTGA